The sequence TATAGAATTGGCGGCAGCCCTGAGTATTGTTGATTTTATGAGCCTGGAAGATGAAGAGCTGACTGTAGTTGACGGGCATGCGGCCAATCCCAAGTTCTTTGAATTTGGGTTAAGGCAGGAATCGGCGTCCATTGTTTTTGAGGACCTGGAGAAAGCGACCTATGAATTGATCGCCAAGCCATTGACCCGTTATGGATTATTCAAAAGTTTTATGGAGCATCATTATGAGGAATATTCAAAGGCAAAAGGGGAGGCTTGGGCTATTAATGGAAACAATAAACTGACGATGGAAGCGCTTGATGCACGTTTCAGATCGTCCATTAACCAGTTTAACAGGCATTACAATGACTGGCTTAGTGAAATGTCTTTGTCAAATGTGGCTTTTAATGGACTTGATCATCAGAAATCTGGTAAGGATATATACAATCTTGTCAATGGAAGACCTAATAAGAAAGGTTTTTTAAAAAGTGTATTTGAATCCAAGGGGCTTGATCATTACCTGGGACTACTTTCCAAAATGGAACCTAATTATGATCATTTAAGAAGCACACAAAAGCTTACAGCGCTTTTCTATAACGCTACAACAGAAATTGTTAACAAGGAGATTAAACTCTAATATAATTGTTTGCAGCATGAGTAAAATATTCCGTTTGCATACAGGGGCAGGAGAAAATATCGCTCATTGGCAGGAAATCCCCGGCCATCTGTCGGATAATTTTATTAATTCCATCGAGGACCCTTCAGGCTCTAATGCACATACCCAGATTACTTCTATCCCTTCTCCATTTGCCAGGATGGACCTGGTAAGAACAGCATTTCGTTATGTAACCGGTAAAAAGGCGCTTGAAGGGAATACGATCTATCACCGGATGGTTTCAGATTGTTTGGACGTTGCAGAGATCTTTTTTAATAGTGAGGCGTTGACAGATAAAATCGAAATACTGGAATGGAATGCCGGAATAATTGTTAACGGAGGGGAATTGGATATAGAGCCTGCCAGCGATCTGGGAAAGCTGCTTCATTCGGGTAATGCCAAACACCGGTTGCTGGGGGAAACACTAAAGATGTATTTATTCCAGGATAGGAAAGCATTTAATTTTTCAGGATTAAAGCATTGTTATTTGCTTAATTATAAGCAAGGGCCTGAAATTATTAATATTATCGGAGGTACATCTCCTGCCACTTTGTTCTTCTCATCGGCCAATGATCTGTCCTTTGTTGATATTACTTTTGGTAATGACAGGGTATTTGACGATAAGTTTTGCCCTTTGCACAAAAGGGGGAGAGAATTTATAAAATATATCTATTCCTTGCGGGCTGCTTTTAGTGGTTTCTCTGAGTCGTTCCCGGATGTGAATACTTATCTCGATCTGTGTTTTCAATTGTTGGATGATGGGCTGAAAAATACGATCAGGAATCTTGATAATACTATTTACGAAGCGGATTATAATAAGATACCTGTTAATGCAGCAGGCAATAATGCTGAAATATTGGGCCTTTATCTCCGTGCCAAGAATTATGGAGAGGTGCCCACCGGTGATGATAACGATTTTATTATTGAGTCGCCCAGGTATGCAGCAGGGCTGCCGCCTTGCGTATTGCCCAATGAACCATTTAATGAATCGTTAAAGTATGGGGGAGGCGTATGGCAAAAGAGTTATCATGAAAATGTGCCGTTTTTTGATGAAAGGCCTTTGAAAGACCGGACGCTTCCCAATCAAACGCATATTAAGTATCCCTATCTTACGGTGAGTGACTTTTTAGAGCCCTATCTGATAAAACTGCCTTATCCTGTAGATGCCGATAAGTTTTTTACCGGAAATTATGAATTCAGGACCGGGGAGAAGGACCACGGCTTTGTATTGCCTATCAAAAAGAGTTTTTTTGAGTATTTCTCTATTACCGACCTCATGGGTACTGTGTCGGATGGGAAAAAGATGTTTGAATTGGTCCAGATGCCCGGGGGCGTGAAGGCTATTCTTAGAATACCCATCAAGAAGAACAGGTACATACAGTTTTCGAGGTTATATCACACCAATCAGTTCCAGGATAAAGTACAAAAGGCGGATGAGAAGGAAAACTTTGGTATAGTGGCAGAGAATCAATTTACACTGGCTATTTACCCTTTCCTGAAGTTGTCACAGCCCGTCAATCCCCATTACAGGGTAATGTTTGTAGACAGGGATGTACATGCATTGACAAAGCATTATAATTATTCACTCAGTTTTTATAAGGAACAGCATCCTTTGGAGGCATTGAAGCTTGCTGCACCAAAGATGAGGAGCAATAAGCACCAGGTACAGGGGGTGACTACTACTTATGATGTTATTGAAGAGAATTTTGATATTATAGAGGTGAAAAATAATAATAGTACAGGCATTCTGATACCCATTTTTAAACAACAGCCGGCTGTTTCCAAAACCTTTAAGTTCGCTATTGACTTTGGTACTACCAATACCCATGTAGAGTATAAGGCAGGGAACGAAGAGAGCCGCCCTTTTGATATAACTGAAAAGGACTTGCAGATGGCTACGCTGCATAGCCCGGATGACAAAACGCGGGAGTACCTTATCCCTAAGTTTGGTGCGATAAAGCTGGTTGATTTTATTAAGGAGGAGTTTGCCCCTTTTTCTATTAGTACACAAAGCCAATATAAATTTCCGCAACGTACAGTAGTGTATGACAATGGGAATTTTAACCCTCATGAGCCGAACTTTGCCCTGGCTGACTTCAATATCCCATTTTGGTATAATAAAGAAAGACTGGAAGGGAATGGTGAAATAACACCTAACCTGAAATGGGTGGATTTTAAAAATGACAAGCGATTTGAAAGGAGGGCCCGGGGGTTTCTCAAGCAGCTTTTGCTGATGATCAGGAATAAGGTGTTATTAAATGGTGGAGACCTGGCAACAACTGAAATCGTATGGTTCTACCCTTCCAGTATGCCTAAGTTCAGGCGCGACTTTTTGCGGACTTCCTGGCAAACCTATTTTCAACGGTATTTTCCTGAGGCTAAGAACCTGAACAGGATGTCTGAGTCTTTTGCTCCTTTTTATTACTATTACCATAAGGAGAATGTAAGGCCGCACGACCGGCCCGCAGTCAGCATTGATATTGGTGGTGGTACTACAGATATTGTAATTTATAAAAGCGAGAACCCTGTATTGCTTACTTCATTCAGGTATGCTGCCAACTCCATATTCGGGGACGGGTATGGAAGTACTTCCACTTTTAATGGATTTGTACAACGGTATGAGGGCAAAGTGAAGGAGGCATTGGGAGGAGGGGCTTCCGTTCAAAAGTTAGTTTTAATATATGATTCGCTAAAGCAAAAGAATTCTAATTCCATTGAACTGATCGAGTTTTTCTTCTCATTAGAAGATAATAAATCTGTCAGGGATAGCCGGATCCCCTTGTCTTTTTCACAGCTATTGGCGGAGGATAATGAGCTTAAACTTGTATTTGTTCTCTTTTATGCTTCCATTATATATCACATAGCCACCTTGATGAGGGCGAATGGACTGGCCATTCCCGAATACATTACGTTTAGCGGAAACGGGTCTAAAGTAATAAAGATCGCGGGTGGGGGAACGGATATCTCCTCTTTATTGACGTATACAAAGATCATTTTCGAAGATGTGTATGAAACAGAGAAATCACCTCCTATAGAGTTCCGTTTTTTTAAGAGCCCTAAAGAAATAACCTGTAAGGGCGGGCTGGAGTGCAGCAATTTTGACCAGTTTGAAATGCTTGAGCGTGATATTACGGATGTGCTGGTAGGGTCTGATAATACTCGTACTACCAAACGGCAGTCCTTACATTATACACAGATTGAGGGGCCGGATATTATTGATGCGGTATGCACCAATGTGTCTGC comes from Paraflavitalea devenefica and encodes:
- a CDS encoding acetate and sugar kinases/Hsc70/actin family protein yields the protein MSKIFRLHTGAGENIAHWQEIPGHLSDNFINSIEDPSGSNAHTQITSIPSPFARMDLVRTAFRYVTGKKALEGNTIYHRMVSDCLDVAEIFFNSEALTDKIEILEWNAGIIVNGGELDIEPASDLGKLLHSGNAKHRLLGETLKMYLFQDRKAFNFSGLKHCYLLNYKQGPEIINIIGGTSPATLFFSSANDLSFVDITFGNDRVFDDKFCPLHKRGREFIKYIYSLRAAFSGFSESFPDVNTYLDLCFQLLDDGLKNTIRNLDNTIYEADYNKIPVNAAGNNAEILGLYLRAKNYGEVPTGDDNDFIIESPRYAAGLPPCVLPNEPFNESLKYGGGVWQKSYHENVPFFDERPLKDRTLPNQTHIKYPYLTVSDFLEPYLIKLPYPVDADKFFTGNYEFRTGEKDHGFVLPIKKSFFEYFSITDLMGTVSDGKKMFELVQMPGGVKAILRIPIKKNRYIQFSRLYHTNQFQDKVQKADEKENFGIVAENQFTLAIYPFLKLSQPVNPHYRVMFVDRDVHALTKHYNYSLSFYKEQHPLEALKLAAPKMRSNKHQVQGVTTTYDVIEENFDIIEVKNNNSTGILIPIFKQQPAVSKTFKFAIDFGTTNTHVEYKAGNEESRPFDITEKDLQMATLHSPDDKTREYLIPKFGAIKLVDFIKEEFAPFSISTQSQYKFPQRTVVYDNGNFNPHEPNFALADFNIPFWYNKERLEGNGEITPNLKWVDFKNDKRFERRARGFLKQLLLMIRNKVLLNGGDLATTEIVWFYPSSMPKFRRDFLRTSWQTYFQRYFPEAKNLNRMSESFAPFYYYYHKENVRPHDRPAVSIDIGGGTTDIVIYKSENPVLLTSFRYAANSIFGDGYGSTSTFNGFVQRYEGKVKEALGGGASVQKLVLIYDSLKQKNSNSIELIEFFFSLEDNKSVRDSRIPLSFSQLLAEDNELKLVFVLFYASIIYHIATLMRANGLAIPEYITFSGNGSKVIKIAGGGTDISSLLTYTKIIFEDVYETEKSPPIEFRFFKSPKEITCKGGLECSNFDQFEMLERDITDVLVGSDNTRTTKRQSLHYTQIEGPDIIDAVCTNVSAFIKKFFSWNTKFNYYQNFGISPKKFHEYEELLTSKIKVDLISGIKEKIKETHDNVDINIEETLFFYPLSGALNRLAYKIHNDNK